A genomic stretch from Komagataeibacter xylinus includes:
- a CDS encoding efflux transporter outer membrane subunit, which produces MKRILLAGFSVVVLAGCTVGPNYHKPQVKAPAQWRTTQPPAESQVTMATTDPHWWTLFNDPILTRLENEVASANLDLKAASLRLMQSVAERRIASAAQLPHAEANASYGRERASTNGVLGLLGTMEREGTGSVASGTQGFGPTALPGSVGNPSFNLPQYGMNASWEVDLWGHVRRQVEAATAAMHATEEMRRDTLVSLMAETAQDYIDLRATQVQLGILEHNIAVAENSVRLTTLRFEQGAATRLDVAEATGQLHTFTSRLAPLRAQVTHRLNALSFLVAREPGALDAELGPPGIIPVVPSTIPVGLPSQLAERRPDIRMAADRLHAATASIGVAIADFFPRVTLSGSLDVQALQFSGLGSWASRQYGFGPTATLPIFEGGRLTGQLHLRRAQQKEAATMFQRTVLKAWQEIDDAMADFTAAQRRRDELTEAVHENEIAVDTAKAQYVQGSSDFLNVLTLQNALLSSQSAEADATAHVALSVTNLYRAVGGGWESLYPEKQKKTRKHA; this is translated from the coding sequence ATGAAGCGTATTCTTCTAGCGGGATTTTCGGTTGTGGTGCTGGCGGGCTGCACGGTCGGCCCCAACTACCACAAGCCGCAGGTCAAGGCGCCCGCGCAGTGGCGTACCACCCAGCCACCGGCGGAAAGTCAGGTCACCATGGCCACGACCGACCCGCACTGGTGGACGCTGTTCAACGACCCCATCCTGACCCGGCTGGAAAACGAGGTGGCCAGCGCCAACCTTGACCTCAAGGCGGCCAGCCTGCGGCTGATGCAGAGTGTTGCCGAGCGGCGCATTGCCAGCGCAGCCCAGTTGCCGCATGCCGAAGCCAATGCCTCCTACGGGCGCGAGCGGGCCTCCACCAACGGCGTGCTCGGGCTGCTGGGCACCATGGAGCGCGAGGGCACGGGCTCGGTGGCCTCGGGCACGCAGGGTTTTGGCCCCACGGCGCTGCCGGGTAGTGTGGGCAACCCATCTTTCAACCTGCCGCAATATGGCATGAACGCCTCGTGGGAGGTTGACCTGTGGGGGCATGTGCGCCGGCAGGTGGAAGCCGCCACCGCCGCCATGCACGCTACCGAGGAAATGCGGCGCGACACGCTTGTATCGCTCATGGCCGAGACCGCGCAGGACTATATCGACCTGCGCGCTACACAGGTGCAGCTTGGCATTCTGGAACACAACATCGCAGTGGCCGAAAATAGTGTGCGGCTGACCACCCTGCGCTTTGAGCAAGGCGCTGCGACCCGGCTGGACGTGGCGGAGGCCACCGGGCAACTCCATACCTTCACATCCCGTCTCGCCCCGCTCAGGGCGCAGGTCACGCACCGGCTCAATGCGCTGAGCTTTCTCGTGGCGCGTGAACCCGGCGCGCTTGATGCCGAACTCGGGCCGCCGGGCATCATTCCCGTCGTGCCGTCCACCATTCCCGTGGGCCTGCCCTCCCAGCTTGCCGAGCGCAGGCCCGATATCCGCATGGCCGCCGACCGGCTGCATGCGGCAACGGCCAGCATCGGGGTGGCGATTGCCGATTTCTTCCCCCGCGTCACGCTTTCGGGCAGCCTCGACGTGCAGGCGCTGCAGTTCAGCGGGCTGGGGTCATGGGCCTCGCGGCAGTATGGTTTTGGCCCCACCGCAACACTGCCTATCTTTGAGGGTGGCCGCCTGACCGGGCAATTGCACCTGCGCCGCGCCCAGCAGAAGGAGGCGGCCACCATGTTCCAGCGCACCGTGCTCAAGGCGTGGCAGGAGATTGATGATGCCATGGCCGACTTCACCGCAGCGCAGCGCCGCCGCGATGAACTGACTGAAGCCGTGCATGAGAACGAGATTGCGGTGGACACTGCCAAGGCGCAGTACGTGCAGGGATCATCCGACTTCCTCAATGTGCTGACATTGCAGAACGCGCTCCTGTCCTCACAGAGTGCTGAGGCGGATGCCACCGCTCATGTGGCGCTGTCGGTGACCAATCTCTACCGTGCGGTTGGCGGCGGGTGGGAGAGCCTCTACCCTGAAAAACAGAAGAAAACCCGCAAACATGCGTAA
- a CDS encoding MFS transporter, with product MNTVAPAQAAGGPVIHAAPPRPSYIPPFGLRTVIGCLGMLLAVHVAGFNEHVTEIGLSDIRGAMHIGHDEGTWVIAIYEAFNIAAMAFTPWFYMTFSIYRFSIFMTAALALFSIPAPFMPDVTSLCILRAFQGLAGGCLPPVLMTVMLKYLPPQIRVFGIGGYAMSATFGPNLGLPLEAFWFEHVGWHWLYWEIIPTAALAIAMMAYGLPRDPMHFERFEKFNWLGILVGLPAICALVIVLYQGDRLDWFRSPVITDLAFWGGAAFIVFVINEAYHPSPYFRIQYWRSRNIQASLLSLVGILAICSIMGNIPATYLEAVRGYRPIQAAPVSLVVALPQLIMLPLIAAICNRRKVDCRFVLAGGMLCLAAAAWLGTWLTVDWVRDNFYLIQILQVFGQPMTVIPTLMLATMAMGPADGPFISGMVNMLKGLANAVAFALFGALTRRREQYHSTMLLDHHGTHQLALQGMGDPINGQLAATSPDSAHVARNTLQVFHTYVHEQALVLALNDIYYILIWVCLGYAVMNLILPHRVYPPQAPSPDTPAR from the coding sequence ATGAACACTGTCGCTCCTGCACAGGCGGCGGGTGGGCCGGTTATCCATGCCGCGCCGCCACGGCCTTCCTATATTCCGCCTTTTGGCCTGCGTACGGTCATTGGCTGTCTTGGCATGCTGCTGGCCGTGCATGTGGCGGGCTTTAACGAACATGTGACCGAGATCGGCCTGTCCGACATCCGGGGTGCGATGCATATCGGCCACGATGAGGGCACGTGGGTCATTGCCATCTACGAGGCATTCAACATCGCTGCCATGGCCTTCACGCCGTGGTTTTACATGACGTTCTCGATCTACCGCTTTTCCATTTTCATGACGGCGGCACTCGCCCTGTTTTCCATCCCTGCACCCTTCATGCCTGATGTGACATCGCTGTGCATCCTGCGGGCCTTCCAGGGGCTGGCGGGGGGATGCCTGCCGCCGGTGCTCATGACCGTCATGCTCAAATACCTCCCGCCCCAGATCCGCGTGTTCGGCATCGGGGGGTACGCCATGAGCGCCACATTCGGCCCCAATCTGGGCCTGCCGCTCGAGGCCTTCTGGTTTGAGCATGTCGGCTGGCACTGGCTGTACTGGGAGATCATTCCCACCGCCGCCCTGGCCATCGCCATGATGGCCTATGGCCTGCCGCGCGACCCGATGCATTTCGAGCGGTTCGAGAAATTCAACTGGCTTGGCATCCTTGTGGGGCTGCCAGCCATCTGCGCGCTGGTCATCGTGCTGTATCAGGGCGACCGGCTGGACTGGTTCCGTTCGCCCGTCATTACCGATCTTGCCTTCTGGGGTGGGGCGGCGTTCATCGTGTTCGTCATCAACGAGGCCTATCACCCCAGCCCGTATTTCAGGATCCAGTACTGGCGTTCGCGCAACATTCAGGCCTCGCTGCTGTCGCTGGTGGGCATTCTGGCCATCTGCTCCATCATGGGCAACATTCCGGCCACCTATCTTGAGGCCGTGCGTGGCTACCGGCCCATTCAGGCGGCCCCGGTCTCGCTGGTGGTGGCACTGCCGCAACTGATCATGCTGCCGCTGATTGCGGCCATCTGCAACAGGCGCAAGGTGGACTGCCGCTTCGTGCTGGCAGGCGGCATGCTGTGCCTTGCCGCTGCCGCGTGGCTGGGCACATGGCTGACGGTGGACTGGGTGCGCGACAATTTCTACCTGATCCAGATCCTGCAGGTCTTTGGCCAGCCCATGACCGTCATCCCTACGCTCATGCTGGCCACCATGGCCATGGGACCAGCCGACGGCCCGTTCATTTCGGGCATGGTCAACATGCTCAAGGGGCTGGCCAATGCCGTGGCCTTCGCCCTGTTCGGCGCACTGACCCGGCGGCGCGAGCAGTATCATTCCACCATGCTGCTTGACCACCACGGCACGCATCAACTGGCCCTGCAGGGCATGGGCGATCCCATTAACGGCCAGCTTGCCGCCACCTCGCCCGATAGCGCCCATGTGGCCCGCAACACGCTGCAGGTCTTTCATACCTATGTGCATGAGCAGGCGCTCGTGCTGGCTCTGAACGATATCTACTACATCCTCATCTGGGTCTGCCTTGGCTACGCGGTCATGAATCTCATCCTGCCGCACCGCGTCTATCCGCCGCAGGCCCCTTCACCCGATACTCCTGCCCGTTAA
- a CDS encoding glycoside hydrolase family 68 protein codes for MVSSNARLPSAWTIADALKVHADDPTTTMPVIAQDFPVIDDALWQWDTGALRRITGETVTFKGWYVMWSLVAERAQTGDDAAGWHNRNAFAFIGYYYSRNGIDWTFGGRLLNTSADLRPDEWSGSLIMRQGSENVVDMFYTSVNTDVNQSVPSVSSGTIHADDSGVWFEGFTATTEMFSADGLHYANASQDPYFDFRDPHPFINPADGQVYCLFEGNVPGMRGDFVITDREAGHLPPGYTVGEGAGYGAAAIGIARLVSSYAQGDFSRWEMLPALVTALGVNDQTERPHVVFRNGLTYVFTISHHSTYTGGLNGPDGVYGFVSRHGIFGPYTPLNSSGLVLGNPSAAPYETYSHFVDPMGYVQSFIDTLPAPGTDPQAPATYRIGGTLAPTVRIVLEDDRTFLTEVHDYGQIFAFDEWAASNQPDPRPAT; via the coding sequence ATGGTTTCCTCCAATGCACGCCTTCCGTCCGCCTGGACCATCGCCGATGCGCTGAAAGTGCATGCCGATGACCCCACAACCACAATGCCTGTCATTGCGCAGGATTTCCCTGTTATTGATGATGCCCTGTGGCAGTGGGACACCGGTGCCCTACGCCGCATCACGGGCGAGACGGTGACCTTCAAGGGCTGGTACGTCATGTGGTCGCTCGTGGCCGAACGCGCCCAGACAGGCGATGACGCGGCCGGCTGGCACAACCGCAATGCCTTTGCCTTTATTGGCTATTACTACAGCCGCAACGGTATTGACTGGACCTTTGGCGGTCGTCTGCTCAACACAAGCGCTGATCTGCGGCCCGATGAATGGTCGGGCAGCCTGATCATGCGGCAGGGCAGCGAGAATGTGGTCGACATGTTCTACACCTCCGTCAACACGGATGTGAACCAGAGCGTGCCGTCCGTTTCCTCCGGTACGATCCATGCCGATGACAGCGGTGTGTGGTTCGAGGGTTTTACGGCCACGACCGAGATGTTCTCGGCCGACGGGCTGCATTACGCCAATGCATCCCAGGATCCGTATTTCGACTTCCGCGACCCGCACCCCTTCATCAACCCCGCCGACGGGCAGGTCTACTGCCTGTTTGAAGGCAACGTGCCCGGCATGCGCGGCGACTTTGTCATTACCGACCGCGAGGCGGGCCACCTGCCGCCGGGCTACACCGTGGGCGAAGGGGCAGGCTATGGCGCCGCTGCCATCGGCATTGCGCGGCTGGTTTCCTCCTATGCGCAGGGTGATTTCTCGCGTTGGGAAATGCTGCCCGCCCTGGTCACCGCCCTTGGGGTGAACGACCAGACCGAACGGCCGCATGTGGTGTTCCGGAACGGGCTGACCTACGTGTTCACCATCAGTCACCACTCCACCTATACCGGTGGGCTGAACGGGCCGGACGGGGTGTACGGGTTCGTGTCGCGCCACGGCATTTTTGGCCCCTACACGCCGCTGAACAGCTCGGGGCTGGTGCTGGGCAATCCGTCTGCGGCGCCATACGAGACCTACAGCCACTTTGTCGACCCGATGGGCTACGTGCAGTCCTTCATCGACACGCTGCCTGCGCCCGGCACCGACCCGCAGGCTCCCGCAACCTACCGCATTGGCGGCACGCTTGCCCCCACGGTGCGCATTGTACTGGAGGATGACCGCACCTTCCTGACCGAGGTGCATGATTACGGGCAGATCTTCGCCTTTGACGAATGGGCCGCAAGCAACCAGCCCGATCCCCGTCCCGCCACCTGA
- a CDS encoding 23S rRNA (adenine(2030)-N(6))-methyltransferase RlmJ, with translation MNYRHSYHAGNFADVMKHALLVALIKALCRKPSAFSVLDTHAGIGLYDLSGPQAQATGEWREGIGRLLEAPLSVAQQASLGPWLDIVHDVMRAHEGQLFYPGSPEIIARLLRPDDTLTCCEHHPEDQHDLRRLFRHNAQVAVHGRDGYGAITALLPPRQAKRGLVLMDPPFEERDEFARLARAIMTARRRFPAGIVAAWYPIKHRAPVRAFMNGLKDAGQRKLLAVELTLRPPLDPTRLNGSGLLIANPPFRFEDEAQAILAALCPYLGDGQAEGSVEWIVGE, from the coding sequence TTGAATTACAGACACAGCTATCATGCCGGCAACTTTGCCGATGTCATGAAACACGCCCTGCTTGTGGCCCTGATCAAGGCGCTATGCCGCAAGCCCTCGGCTTTTTCCGTACTCGATACGCATGCCGGCATCGGGCTGTATGACCTGTCCGGCCCGCAGGCCCAAGCCACGGGCGAGTGGCGCGAGGGCATCGGCCGCCTGCTCGAGGCCCCGCTGAGCGTTGCGCAACAGGCCAGCCTCGGCCCCTGGCTGGACATCGTGCACGACGTGATGCGCGCGCATGAGGGGCAGTTGTTCTATCCCGGCTCGCCCGAAATCATAGCCCGCCTGCTCCGCCCCGATGATACGCTGACCTGTTGCGAACACCACCCCGAGGACCAGCACGACCTGCGGCGGCTGTTCCGCCATAACGCACAGGTAGCGGTGCATGGGCGTGATGGCTACGGGGCCATTACCGCACTGCTGCCGCCCCGGCAGGCAAAGCGCGGGCTGGTGCTGATGGACCCGCCTTTTGAAGAACGGGATGAATTTGCCCGTCTGGCGCGGGCCATCATGACAGCGCGCAGGCGTTTCCCGGCCGGAATCGTGGCGGCGTGGTATCCCATCAAGCACCGTGCGCCGGTGCGGGCCTTCATGAATGGGCTGAAGGATGCGGGGCAGCGCAAGCTGCTGGCGGTTGAACTGACCCTGCGCCCCCCGCTCGACCCGACCCGCCTCAATGGCAGCGGGCTGCTGATCGCCAACCCGCCTTTCCGCTTCGAAGACGAAGCGCAGGCCATTCTTGCCGCCCTGTGCCCCTATCTGGGTGATGGGCAGGCGGAAGGCAGCGTGGAATGGATTGTGGGGGAATAA
- a CDS encoding HlyD family secretion protein, translating into MIYKKPLLYAGCAAAVLALVAWGGTRLVNGDGINQYTNDAYVTADFPTVAPKVSGRIDRVIAQDNEQVHAGEELAHIEDDDYRAALEVARGNRQAAQGDVANLEAEIARQDSVIAQAHAAVLADQADLMFARQNATRYRNLSSGGAGTIEQKQHSEAQEKEAEAAIARDQAGVDAATRQVAVLQGQLERARGVLVRTQGDEKQAELNLSYCTIPAPMDGVVGERGVRVGNYVHPGTGILAVVPVHAAYVLANFQETQLTKVQTGQRATIWVDTFPGHPLKAHVDSLAPATGVAFAPIQPDNATGNFTKVVQRIPVKLTFDPDQPLADKVRVGMSVEANIDTSSAPEGPHANDARYVWQ; encoded by the coding sequence ATGATTTACAAGAAACCGCTGCTTTACGCCGGCTGTGCCGCAGCCGTGCTGGCCCTTGTGGCATGGGGGGGCACGCGTCTGGTCAATGGTGATGGCATCAACCAGTACACCAACGATGCTTACGTTACGGCAGACTTCCCCACGGTGGCCCCCAAGGTTTCGGGCCGTATCGACCGGGTGATTGCGCAGGATAACGAGCAGGTGCATGCGGGCGAGGAACTCGCCCATATCGAGGATGACGACTACCGCGCTGCCCTTGAGGTGGCACGCGGCAACAGGCAGGCGGCGCAGGGTGATGTTGCCAATCTTGAGGCTGAAATCGCGCGTCAGGATTCCGTCATCGCACAGGCGCACGCCGCCGTGCTGGCCGATCAGGCGGACCTGATGTTCGCGCGCCAGAATGCCACGCGGTACCGCAACCTGTCCTCCGGCGGGGCGGGCACGATCGAGCAGAAACAGCATTCCGAGGCGCAGGAGAAGGAAGCCGAGGCCGCCATCGCCCGCGACCAGGCCGGGGTGGATGCCGCCACGCGCCAGGTAGCGGTGCTGCAGGGCCAGCTTGAACGTGCGCGCGGCGTGCTGGTGCGCACGCAGGGTGACGAGAAGCAGGCCGAACTCAACCTGTCCTACTGCACCATTCCCGCACCGATGGATGGCGTGGTGGGTGAACGTGGCGTGCGTGTGGGTAATTACGTACATCCGGGCACGGGCATATTGGCTGTAGTACCCGTACACGCGGCCTATGTGCTGGCCAATTTTCAGGAAACGCAGCTGACAAAGGTGCAGACCGGACAGCGCGCGACCATCTGGGTTGATACCTTTCCCGGTCACCCGCTCAAGGCGCATGTTGACTCATTGGCCCCCGCTACCGGCGTGGCGTTTGCGCCCATCCAGCCCGATAACGCGACCGGCAACTTCACCAAGGTGGTGCAGCGCATTCCGGTCAAGCTGACATTCGACCCTGACCAGCCCTTGGCCGACAAGGTACGCGTTGGCATGTCGGTCGAGGCGAATATCGATACATCTTCCGCGCCTGAAGGCCCGCATGCCAATGATGCCCGTTATGTCTGGCAGTAA